A single bacterium DNA region contains:
- a CDS encoding TolC family protein, with the protein MRRRIFALPVLSFSLALGCALTPDYERPDLGLPDAFVQPSDQGESVANLSWFDTFSDPALRAHIEAALAENQDLAVAAARISEARELVTVVRANQFPFLDLFSGTGRGRQSQILLPGSSTSDSFSVSGDLSFEVDLWRKLSRATEASRADLLATEAAYRGVTIRLVSDVASTYLLLRDVDARLTIAERTRLGRTDSLNIIQARFEKGTIPELDVNQAQIELAIAEVATASFERQVVQTENALRVLLGRYPGAIDRGRPLTRIIHEEVAFLN; encoded by the coding sequence ATGCGTCGACGAATCTTCGCGCTGCCGGTGCTCAGCTTCTCCCTCGCGCTTGGCTGCGCCCTGACACCCGACTACGAGCGACCCGATCTCGGGCTCCCCGACGCGTTCGTGCAGCCCAGCGACCAAGGCGAATCGGTCGCCAACCTGAGCTGGTTCGACACGTTCAGTGATCCGGCGCTTCGTGCGCACATCGAAGCCGCACTGGCGGAGAACCAGGATCTCGCAGTGGCTGCGGCGCGCATCAGCGAAGCACGAGAGCTGGTGACGGTCGTGCGCGCGAACCAGTTCCCGTTCCTCGATCTCTTTTCCGGCACAGGGCGCGGCCGTCAGAGCCAGATCCTCCTGCCCGGATCATCCACGAGCGATAGCTTCTCCGTTTCCGGCGATCTCTCCTTCGAAGTCGATCTCTGGCGCAAGCTCTCTCGCGCCACCGAAGCCTCGCGAGCCGACCTGCTCGCCACGGAGGCCGCCTATCGCGGCGTGACGATCCGCCTGGTCTCCGACGTCGCGAGCACCTACCTGTTGCTGCGGGACGTAGACGCCCGTCTCACCATCGCGGAGCGAACCCGGCTCGGACGAACGGACAGCCTGAACATCATCCAGGCGCGTTTCGAGAAAGGCACCATCCCGGAGCTCGACGTCAACCAGGCACAGATCGAGCTGGCCATTGCCGAAGTGGCGACGGCGAGCTTTGAGCGCCAGGTGGTGCAAACCGAGAACGCGCTGCGCGTGCTGCTCGGGCGCTACCCGGGGGCCATCGACCGGGGGCGGCCTCTAACCCGAATAATTCATGAAGAAGTCGCGTTCCTGAATTGA